A single region of the Gopherus evgoodei ecotype Sinaloan lineage chromosome 3, rGopEvg1_v1.p, whole genome shotgun sequence genome encodes:
- the LOC115647808 gene encoding inhibin beta C chain-like — translation MATGQALLLLILSGVAKPGAGRCPSCEMAALDPEVQKTVLIELAKQSILSKLHLKERPNVTQPVFRAGLLTALGRLRVGRTNQSITLEMPNQSSKTDEQEYEILSFAEPGPAAPNRTRLHFRFTQDAGRSVQVLHADMYVFLAAPGGPARRVTAKLLLSEPGNANSTLVGRRQLEVKQGGWAAVEVRTAVQSFFGKGGQRLTAELELEGSPEPALLLSSSESHRPFMVAKTRARPRHRLHRRAVECNSNSRTCCRKQFFVDFKEIGWEDWIIQPEGYHMNYCTGPCPTHVASMPGLASSFHTAILNLIKANDLHAAFSSCCIPTRRRPLSLLYYDQDSNVIKTDIPDMIVEACGCT, via the exons ATGGCCACCGGGCAAGCCCTCCTGCTTTTAATACTCAGCGGAGTAGCCAAGCCCGGGGCAGGTAGATGCCCTTCCTGCGAGATGGCAGCCCTGGACCCAGAGGTGCAGAAGACGGTCCTCATTGAGCTAGCAAAGCAGAGTATTCTTTCCAAGCTGCATTTGAAGGAGCGACCCAATGTGACCCAGCCAGTCTTCAGAGCTGGCCTCCTGACAGCTCTGGGGAGGCTACGTGTCGGGCGCACGAACCAGAGCATCACATTGGAGATGCCAAACCAGAGCTCCAAGACTGATGAGCAAGAGTATGAGATTCTCAGCTTTGCTGAGCCAG GACCCGCTGCTCCCAACAGGACACGTCTGCATTTCCGCTTCACCCAGGACGCGGGCAGAAGCGTGCAAGTCCTGCATGCCGACATGTATGTGTTCCTGGCAGCTCCCGGCGGCCCCGCGCGCAGGGTCACGGCGAAGCTGCTGTTGTCCGAGCCGGGCAATGCAAACTCGacgctggtgggcaggaggcagctggaggtgaagcagggagGCTGGGCCGCGGTGGAGGTGAGGACGGCTGTCCAGAGCTTCTTCGGCAAAGGCGGCCAGAGACTAACAGCGGAGCTGGAGCTTGAAGGAAGCCCAGAGCCTGCCCTACTTCTCAGCAGCAGCGAATCTCACCGGCCATTCAtggtggccaagacccgggcCAGGCCCCGACACCGGCTTCACCGCCGGGCCGTCGAGTGCAATAGCAACTCCAGGacgtgctgcaggaagcagttctTCGTCGACTTCAAGGAAATCGGCTGGGAGGACTGGATCATCCAGCCCGAGGGTTACCACATGAACTACTgcactgggccctgccccacccacgtGGCCAGCATGCCCGGCCTGGCCTCCTCCTTCCACACAGCCATCCTGAATCTCATCAAGGCCAACGACTTGCACGCCGCCTTCAGCTCCTGCTGCATCCCCACGCGCCGCCGGCCGCTCTCTCTGCTCTACTACGACCAGGACAGCAACGTCATCAAGACCGACATCCCCGACATGATCGTGGAGGCCTGCGGCTGCACCTAA
- the LOC115647638 gene encoding inhibin beta C chain-like, whose protein sequence is MPTLEPGTERRFLLELAKRQILEKLHLSERPNVTQPVPRVAIANALHHLHVGEAQRDGQLESFAHWDGPNADELGYEIISFAKTEFSSPSSTGLRFRFSRGPGQDVHILQAQLWLYVQAPWSGLSPATLRVSLGGALLSERQLEAQASGWHTFALLPALQAFFRGQEKTLRLELECRGCQANATAGSDAGGSHQPFLVAKATMREPGQRVAKRSLRCDQTSNLCCRKDYYVDFRDIGWNDWIIKPEGYQINYCMGQCPPHVASSPGMASSSHTAVLNLIRAHNVRAGGQSCCVPTHRRPLSILYFDRNSNIVKTDIPDMIVDACGCS, encoded by the exons ATGCCCACCCTGGAGCCGGGCACAGAGAGGCGCTTCCTGCTCGAGCTGGCCAAGCGGCAGATCCTGGAGAAGCTGCACCTGAGTGAGAGGCCCAACGTCACCCAGCCGGTGCCCCGTGTGGCCATCGCCAATGCCCTGCACCACCTGCATGTGGGCGAAGCCCAGCGGGACGGGCAGCTGGAGTCCTTCGCCCACTGGGACGGCCCCAACGCCGATGAACTGGGCTACGAGATCATCAGTTTTGCCAAGACAG agtTCTCCTCGCCCTCCAGCACAGGCCTGCGTTTCCGGTTCAGCCGGGGCCCGGGCCAGGATGTCCACATCCTGCAGGCCCAGCTGTGGCTCTACGTCCAGGCCCCCTGGAGCGGTCTTTCCCCGGCCACGCTGCGGGTCTCCCTGGGGGGGGCGCTGCTGAGCGAGAGGCAGCTGGAGGCCCAGGCCAGCGGCTGGCACACCTTCGCCCTCCTGCCTGCGCTCCAGGCCTTCTTCCGCGGGCAGGAGAAGACGCTGAGGCTGGAGCTGGAGTGCCGTGGGTGCCAGGCGAATGCCACGGCCGGGAGCGACGCCGGCGGCTCCCACCAGCCCTTCCTGGTAGCCAAGGCCACAATGCGGGAGCCAGGGCAGCGGGTGGCCAAACGCAGCCTGCGCTGCGACCAGACCTCCAACCTGTGCTGCCGTAAGGACTATTACGTGGACTTCCGGGACATTGGCTGGAACGACTGGATCATCAAGCCAGAGGGCTACCAGATCAACTACTGCATGGGGCAGTGCCCGCCCCACGTGGCCAGCAGCCCGGGCATGGCCTCCTCCTCCCACACGGCCGTGCTCAACCTGATCCGGGCCCACAACGTCCGGGCAGGCGGGCAGTCCTGCTGTGTGCCCACGCACCGCCGGCCCCTCTCCATCCTCTACTTCGACCGCAACAGCAACATCGTCAAGACAGACATCCCGGACATGATCGTGGATGCCTGCGGCTGCAGCTAG